One region of Leishmania panamensis strain MHOM/PA/94/PSC-1 chromosome 28 sequence genomic DNA includes:
- a CDS encoding hypothetical protein (TriTrypDB/GeneDB-style sysID: LpmP.28.2320), whose translation MEQKKPIAATARTKTPSVNSGVSVLQSLQRENDTLRSELLRSKQHKTQLQRQLNDLRIVTEQIVREVTMSSKEQVRALEERCRLLADRLVGSKREEQVTETARVGFLLRSQIEERQFLRRGLEAMQEVLVGVGDSAASGFRNGQLSVSASTRPADEGRDGEVHTGDLYRLMMTVSDALHAHTASAKLEKARTRLTLEQAASLLDELRDAVEDATRAAFDAAVQTSVVCDAGTTLAAGGDAFQLSSMLMAPRGTPAATAQNASGFADITSFLHRQGAGASPFAYSAMAPSPSAQLSLELEWVCDVLKACMKGATEVRVLLGAAAEGLKAPPLQQRRRVAGDRSSATEQVPPLELTASPEMNALLCSFLEDLSTIKERAARQQEDMARQLAHEVERHFQSTQQYEERVKLLEAECARLLFYMEKQATQSPRVDATTPTPARQHAAVSAMLMPSLVPVQDTHITPERYIATRDVAKLSERRPARPPRKPSAETSRVLLADQRTPPQVSRSARPMEAQNAALSTSADHAIKVDKPAHANRDTSPHYFLQEFSLDRPYSASEQSRATVPIAPSPTASAIWSAYRDRKARLQHLTSEALRSPPGLHSPLLSPAPPAVHPKTLTTTTSSSTAFAHSLSPQRRSTTVSTPPRQQGTATFRTGTPTPVLSSVFSTPKRSSVHPNNAADGSVSPHNLTRAAAAPLSSAEPPPAITTAAGPRDPTPPLSGTPVTTSRQGHKTSRHHTHLPHQLYDEAAADFFSFHSTSFGAAPSTLSSMQRLRLGSSQMSDFGGTAEMRTQSPWRLVQPTSNSNRASPGEFTVLRTGRQLHTPPGPVSGVLLGHASRGGGAVDTFGQAETPDTPPIWRRIKEEASFQPQHSPSPIAGGDASSLFGTPCEVPWANV comes from the coding sequence ATGGAGCAAAAGAAGCCGATCGCTGCGACCGCTCGCACTAAAACCCCGTCGGTGAACTCTGGAGTCTCGGTACTCCAGAGTCTCCAACGTGAGAATGACACGCTTCGGTCAGAGCTGCTACGGTCGAAGCAGCACAAAACGCAGTTGCAGCGACAGCTGAATGATTTGCGCATAGTGACAGAGCAGATTGTACGGGAGGTGACAATGTCGAGCAAGGAGCAAGTGCGTGCTCTGGAAGAGCGTTGTCGACTCCTAGCAGATCGGCTTGTTGGATCGAAGCGGGAGGAGCAGGTGACCGAGACGGCGCGCGTAGGCTTTCTCCTCCGCTCGCAAATTGAAGAGCGTCAGTTCCTGAGGCGGGGATTAGAGGCAATGCAGGAGGTTTTAGTCGGTGtgggcgacagcgctgcatcTGGATTCCGGAATGGCCAACTGTCCGTCAGCGCTTCTACTCGGCCAGCGGACGAGGGGCGAGATGGAGAAGTGCACACCGGAGACTTGTACCGCTTGATGATGACCGTCTCAGACGCCTTGCATGCTCATACAGCTTCTGCAAAGCTCGAGAAGGCGCGCACCCGGCTGACTCTCGAGCAGGCCGCCTCACTTCTAGACGAGCTGCGGGATGCTGTGGAGGATGCGACGCGCGCTGCTTTTGACGCTGCTGTTCAGACCAGCGTTGTCTGCGACGCGGGCACCACATTGGCGGCTGGTGGTGACGCTTTTCAGCTCTCGTCAATGCTGATGGCTCCTCGTGGCACacctgctgccaccgcacaGAATGCCAGTGGCTTTGCCGACATCACATCCTTTCTTCACCGCCAAGGCGCGGGCGCCTCTCCGTTCGCTTActcggcgatggcgccatCGCCTTCCGCGCAGCTTAGCTTGGAGCTGGAGTGGGTGTGCGACGTTCTGAAGGCTTGCATGAAGGGCGCAAcggaggtgcgcgtgctcctcggcgccgctgccgagggTCTCAAGgctccgccactgcagcagcgtcggcgcgtCGCGGGTGACCGCTCCTCGGCGACCGAGCAAGTCCCTCCGCTGGAGTTAACAGCCAGTCCTGAAATGAATGCATTGCTTTGCAGTTTTCTTGAGGATCTCTCCACTATCAAGGAACGGGCCGCCCGACAGCAGGAGGACATGGCACGGCAGCTGGCTCACGAGGTAGAGCGGCACTTCCAGTCCACACAACAGTACGAGGAGCGCGTAAAGCTTCTCGAGGCTGAGTGCGCGCGGCTGCTCTTTTACATGGAGAAGCAGGCGACGCAGAGTCCGAGAGTAGATGCGACAACGCCGACGCCTGCCCGCCAGCACGCGGCGGTGTCCGCGATGCTCATGCCGTCGTTGGTGCCCGTCCAGGACACCCATATCACACCGGAGCGCTACATAGCGACTCGTGATGTGGCGAAGCTGTCTGAGCGGAGACCCGCTCGGCCTCCACGAAAACCGTCGGCGGAGACCTCGCGTGTGCTTCTTGCTGACCAGCGCACCCCTCCTCAGGTAAGCCGCTCGGCAAGGCCCATGGAGGCGCAGAATGCAGCGCTTTCCACCTCGGCTGACCATGCCATAAAAGTTGACAAGCCAGCGCATGCGAACCGCGACACCTCGCCGCACTACTTCCTGCAGGAGTTTTCGTTAGACCGACCCTACTCGGCCTCTGAACAGTCGCGCGCCACGGTGCCTATCGCTCCATCTCCCACGGCTTCTGCGATTTGGTCTGCGTATAGAGATCGAAAGGCCAGGTTGCAGCACCTCACTTCAGAGGCACTGCGGTCACCGCCGGGACTTCACtctccacttctctctcctgcaccgCCAGCTGTGCATCCCAAGACCCTCACCACGACCACCAGCTCTTCGACTGCCTTCGCACACAGTCTCTCcccacagcggcgctcgACGACTGTGTCtacgccgccacggcagcaagGCACGGCGACGTTTCGCACCGGCACCCCGACACCCGTGCTTTCCTCTGTGTTCTCCACGCCAAAGAGATCTTCAGTGCATCCCAACAACGCCGCGGACGGCTCGGTGTCGCCGCACAACCTcacgcgcgccgctgctgctcccctctcctctgcggaGCCGCCGCCTGCCATCACAACTGCCGCCGGGCCGCGAGACCctactccccctctctctggcaCCCCCGTCACCACCTCGCGTCAAGGGCACAAAACGAGTCGTCATCACACGCATTTACCACACCAGCTTTACGATGAGGCAGCTGCCGactttttttcctttcactCTACTAGCTTTGGGGCTGCTCCCTCGACACTGTCATCGATGCAGCGACTTCGGTTGGGGTCTTCGCAGATGAGCGACTTTGGCGGCACGGCAGAGATGCGAACGCAGTCTCCTTGGCGACTGGTACAGCCCACATCGAACTCCAACCGCGCTTCACCCGGCGAGTTCACCGTACTGAGGACTGGACGGCAGCTTCACACTCCACCCGGTCCTGTCTCGGGGGTGCTGTTGGGACACGCCTctagaggcggcggcgcggtggacACCTTCGGACAGGCGGAGACGCCCGACACCCCTCCCATCTGGCGCCGTATCAAAGAGGAGGCGTCCTTTCAACCCCAGCATTCACCCTCTCCAATTGCCGGTGGTGACGCCTCCTCGTTGTTTGGCACACCTTGCGAGGTGCCATGGGCAAATGTATGA